From the Brienomyrus brachyistius isolate T26 chromosome 23, BBRACH_0.4, whole genome shotgun sequence genome, the window GTAAATGACAGCACTGAGAGAGCCTGTCAGCTGTTcctactgtgtgtgtggggggggagagacctTGGTTTTTTAGGCGTGTAACTTTAGCCTGAGCCTTGACGGAGCCCAGGGGTGTTATTTAAAGCAGCTCGTGGTAGCAGCCTGGTCCCAACACGGTCATGACCCCCCACACCGAGTCGGGCGGGTCGCATTTATCCCTCCACATGTATCACAGGCTAGTGTGAGATGCCGCTGCATTTCAAAAAGCTGTCAGACCCAGTGTGACCAGAAGAGTTTTGCTGCGTGTTGCCATTTCGATGTTCAATCACCATATCTGCAAGCTAACCTTGGGTGCTGTGGGACGGCATAGGCACGCATGGGGTATTTTGTTGTACCCCCCCCCTCTGCCCCGTCTCCGGCACGCAGCGTGATGCCATCCCACAGCACCCTGGGGTGGCCCGTCACCTGTTGGGAGCCGTTAACAGGAAGGAATGCAGCCCATGCGCTGGAGCGTGGCGGCGGTCGCAGCTGCGCATCTCCTCGCAGTCAGATGCGGGGAGAATGCAACTCCGTCTTGCTTCCAGAAGATCCCGTGACGGAGAGCAGTCGAATATCGTGTCGGCCTGGTGAGCCGATCGCTCGTCCCGAAATGCTCTCGCGTGAAGTGCCCGGGTTGCGTGGCGAttattgtttggggggggggaacaaaaCTATGGCAGACCTGACCGACCCCAGGAGAAAGATCGGCTTTATTGATATCCTCCACATGAGTGCAGAGTTAGCGGCTAGTTGTATGTGACTAGCGACGGCCCCAGTGCGGGGGGGGTCCCTGTAATTAGAGGTGACCCTGGTGTGAAATATGGCATCTAAGCAAATATTTACATTCGACTTTTGATCGACTTCAGcgtctgtttttattttgtcttttttttttgttttatttcagggAATGTAGAAATTAGGGTTGGCTGCTGCTACTTTTTATAGAGTAATGAGTGTTAAATCGGAAGGGGGAGGGAGTGTGGTTTAAagcgaggagggggggggcttcagcTTTTAACCCCAACATCAAAGAGAGTCCAATCTGTTTCACATATCATCCAAACAAAAAATACTATAGACCAGGATGTAATATAGGAGGAGAAAACACTTAAAAGCCTATTATCTCGTttgctggtttgggggggggggggtatggatgGCGTCCAGTCATAGGGAATATTTCAGGCCACGTTTCTACGTGCCTGAAATAAGGCGCCTGCTTTGATCCGCCAGACTGGATTTCCGTTATCAGAGCGCGATGATGTTCCTGTTAGCCGTAGGATCTCCCAAACGGAGACAGTCAGGTGAAGGCACAGGCCATCAGGCACAGGCCATCAGGCACAGGCCATCAGGCACAGGCCATCAGGCACAGGCCATCAGGCACAGGCCATCAGGCACAGGCCATCAGGCACAGGCCATCAGGCCCGCATCAGGCACAGGCCATCAGGCCCGCATCAGGCACAGGCCATCAGGCCCGCATCAGGCACAGGCCATCAGGCCCGCATCAGGCACAGGCCATCAGGCCCGCATCAGGCACAGGCCATCAGGCTCGCATCAGGCACATGTCAAGCCTCACGCGAGAGTGGCTGAGGGATACAGCACGATGCGAGTGATTGGTCTGCTTGTGGGTGCATCTCTATCGGATATAGTTCAGAACCAGCTTGAATGAACTTGTAATCAGTTCCCTCAGCACCTTTGATATCTGGCACGTTCCTATTGAAGCCAAACCGATTTTATTACCCAGCGCTTGTAGCTGAATTTTTCAGCGGGACCATATAACACCCCGATAAGCAGCCTCCGCGGCCGTTAGTTTGCGGCGTTTAATCCGGATATGGTCACCGATGGACAAGCCGTTAGGTTTTACATGAACATACAGGCCGACAGCATCACACAGCCACTATTTCACATGCAAATCTGACGGTGCCTGATGTGTTTGACCAGGATTTGTGTGAATTGCGTTTAGTTTGGGGGACAGGAGGTGCTGGGGATTAGAGTGTTGTGGTTTATATGTAGTAGCTGGGATTAGAGCTTGAATCGAGCTGCACAGTCTTCCCAGGCTGAGGTGTTTATATCCCCTCTACTTAGGCAACGCTTCGCATTTAGAAAACCCCAAAACTGTCACTGCACCTCTGGTATTTTAGTGAAAAATGTACACGTCTATTTTTAACGTgtgttgttatttatttttattttatttttggcgTATTTCGGAACTGGGAAATTTTAAAgagaatttaatatttttaaccagtcgAATTTGTCGTATTCTGTCAGATGAGTTGTACAGCTTAAACGtgcttattataattttttttaaggaaCATTTGAAGTTTAACGGAAAAAAGTTGAGATTGCGGTTATGAATAGTCAGAGAGCAAATCTCTCATAGCCGACTTTAAACGCTTCAAGCATATGGTGCGTTTCAaatttaaaccccccccccccccccctccctccaccacCCTTAGCTTGTAAATTTAAATTGCACTTGGGCCTCTGTTTTGGGAGCCTGTATTTTGTGCTCTTCTCAGCGCGGAGCATGATCcgtcatttttagtttttacgCTGCTTCTCCCGTTACACGCGTGGACAGGGCTCTGCTTCCCGAAATCCTGCATCTGACGCTTCCCCCGTTTATTACGGTGATTCTATATTTTGATACGAGGTACAAAGTGTACCGAAAAGTATAACACACCTTGGGCTGGCTCGTCTCATCTTGTAAACAAGAGCGGGGTGCTGTTCCCGGCTGTGCCCGATTCAGCCGGGCCACACTGTGGCTCTCTCTGCCCCATAACGGTGCATCTGAGCTGGACCGACAACCCCGTTCCCGTCCGCGCTCCATGTTTGGGAGTAAATACGCGGCTCTCCACAGCGCCATGGGGACCGTTTCAGTTTTCAATATGTTTTTGTGCAGTTTTCGATTGcatggtttttttgtttttttttactttatacattttttatttagctTTACGGGCTAAAACGAGAGGTTAACATGACTGGATTTGGACTTGGTTCAGCTTTCACAGGTGACAAAGCTGTGTGACACACTCCCGGGCGCGTGGCGTGTTAAATTTGGCAGGATAGCCATTTATTTTCAGGAGCATTAAACGCTTTTTCTCCCCCCCTTGCTCTGGGACTTTGGCAAAAATAagtttgtggtttttttttttttttttaccctgcaTGGAAAATTTTGACGCAGCAGCACGATTCTTTTGAATGTGATGATGAGGGAGCGCGGTGTTGTGGTGCTGACCGGCTCGGCTGGACTCACCATCTTCCGCTGGTTGCTGAGGCAGAAGGTGCAGATTTGCTTGGGCTGGGAGATGTCGGCGTCCCGCCCCGGGGAGCCGTGGTGGAAGTAGGAGGAGGAGGTATGGCAGGGCTGCCCGTCTCCGCACGCCTCGCCCACCAGCAGCACGTTGCCCAGGTGTGAGATGTAGCTGGACGCCAGGCGCAGCGTCTCGATCTTGGAGAGCTTGCGGTCGGCCGGCTCGGTGGGGATGAGCGTGCGCAGGGCGCTGAAGGCCGTGTTGACGCTGTTGGTGCGATCGCGCTCGCGGGCGTTGGCTGCATTCCGTTGCCGGCCTTCGCCCAGCTGCAACTGTGGTACCACCAGCCGGCTCGCTGCCGACTTCCTCTTCCTG encodes:
- the scxa gene encoding basic helix-loop-helix transcription factor scleraxis: MSFAMVRPAPGRFLYAEINMLSEDEENGSESSGSDDKSFRMDGSGYELKVGRKRKSAASRLVVPQLQLGEGRQRNAANARERDRTNSVNTAFSALRTLIPTEPADRKLSKIETLRLASSYISHLGNVLLVGEACGDGQPCHTSSSYFHHGSPGRDADISQPKQICTFCLSNQRKMSKDRERRTALRS